The sequence below is a genomic window from Silene latifolia isolate original U9 population chromosome 7, ASM4854445v1, whole genome shotgun sequence.
AACGAGAAAGGGCACCACTTGCTGGCGTTTGACATGACTATGTACCTGTCTAACTCTCTAACACTAAATTCCAATCAGATcgtacccttctcacattattgTTTTTACAAGAAAACTCTATCtacttatttagttaattcaacATAAATTAGCGCTGACTGTTTAAGTGTTTATGTGAACTGTAATGCAAAAAGGGTCAGCAAGGCAATGATCGGCAAGAAAATACACTTCGCTTCACATACAAAGTTATTGCAGTCTCCAACCTCCAAGGAGTTGTCAACTACATTCTTACCCAGGAGAAAAGACCAAGTCAAGAAGTACGTTCAGAGGGCATCATCATTCATTTACTATAATAGAACCCAAATACTGACAGtaaaaaatttaataaaaaaaattcggAAAGAAGCATAGAACATCATATATTTTCAAACAATCCCAGAGGCACTGAACATGCTGGTCCGCCACTATCTTTGACGAAAAACAtgaaacgtttttttttttttttttttggcaaaacAGCGGAGTTCGAGACCCTGACACCTGACACACTTGCAACTGAATCACAGTAACATACTAACATAGGACATAGTTAAAAAGTTAGACCCACTAGATTTAGTAGGTGTAACACGCAAATACCTGCTCTAGTGGTAATGAACCAACCACAGCCGTGACAATTTGTGACTGTTGGAGAGCTGTGTTGCTGCTAATAACTCTCGCCGCAGGTAATTCTGCTGGTGCTTGTTCTTGTGCCCCTGGCATCCCGTCGACCGTAGCAGGACTATCCATCTCTTCATTAACATTACCTTCAATTTCTTCGTTTGATGATCTTCCAGAAGCTTCCATGGTACAGTCTCTATCCAACACCTCTCtatttgttatatccaaatggttCTGCCCAGATAATTCACATAGCTGAGGCTCGTTCGAAGTACCCAAATTAGATCCTTGATCCAACATTTCTCCAGTACACAACATTGTAACATCATTTTCACCATCAGACTCCAAAGGTCCACTGACATGACACTTGGGAAGAACAACGGGGTTACTACCAGCATCTCTATGAGACTGATTCTCCACAGTGATTCCCTGCACTTTTTCTGTACAAGGTTCAATATTTGTGGAGCTATTCTCCTCGATTTCGCCGTTTGGTGCACACTccatgttttgagatgtttttcCTACAGGACTGTCTAAGAGGGAGGCTGTATTCGACAAAACATGAGGAGAATCATTGTCGTCTATAATATTTAATACTTCTTCTCCAGGCATGGATACACCATCATCTTCTCCATCAGACGCCACAGATAAAATCTCAGTATCTTCCCGCAAAGAATCAGGAGGAATTCCAGGATCATGATGTTGCACCGATTCATCTCTAATGCCTTTCTCTATCTCTTCAGGTACTCCAACAGGGTAATTAGCAACATCTTCACTTGAACCAGTAAGACCCAAATTAAAGTCCAAAGATGATTCATTGACCAGTGATGATGAGATTGATCTCCTAAAATTTTTTGCCTTAGCAATCAATTTATGTTTCACCTGTTTTTCCTTTATCCTTGAAGCACGCTGCGCACCTTCCAGCTCCTTCCTTTTCATGTCCATTTGACGATTATGTTCGTCAACTTTTTCTACATAAATGTGATCCAATCTCTTGAGCTCTTCTTGTTTGGCTCCTGCTTCTTTACATCCTTGATTGATAAGATCCAACTCCAACTGGTGCTCTTCTTCTAGTTTAGCTCTTTCTTCCCTCTTAGTCCGATAAAATTCGCGAATTTCCTTTTTTTGCTTCAGAAGCAGGTCTCTCATCCTACGCATACAAGTTTCTTCAACACGACGTGTGCCAGTGTAGCCATTTTTGCATGGTGAAAGTTCTTTTCCAGCATCAGCCGAATTAGGACTGCCTGTGAAGAGATAAAAACACATTCAACAACATTATTACCTCCAGTGCCTCAGTGGCTCACGTGTTACCCTTGTGACGAGTAAGGGGGTTGGAGGGGGTTGAAGGTACGCAACCTAACCTCTGTATAAACAAGTAAAACAACACAAAATGGCAGTCTTCAGATGACCCATATTAAAAAATTGCGTCGTAAAGTGCAGCAACAGCCGACAGCTACTACTTCATCATTCAAGAAGCATAGAGCGCAGAGAGGCATGTTTCTTTACTCTCTCATATTCCAAAGCCAACGAATAGGAAGTCTTAGGCCCCATTTGAAATGAAAAGGAAAAAGAGGATGCGGAAAAAAGACATATCATGAATTAAGGCACACAGAACTTGATCCTTTTGAATCACAACCAATGAAGAGATATACATTCACAACTATAGATACGTACACATACCAGCTATTCACAACTATAGATACATACACATACCAGCTAATTTCCCACCTTTTCTCTCGTGAGCCAGCCTGCGCATCTTTTTAGGCTTGGATTTCTCACAAATCACATCACATTGGGATGGTGGATTCTTCTTTGTGGACAGCTCATTTTCATTTCCAGATTCAGTATAGTGAGTTGACCTGACATTAAATTCACTTCTCCGTCTTTTGTTCCCTGAAGATCTTGGCAGTAGTCTCCACTGAGGATTTTTTCCTTCAAGTAGACTACTCCAAATTACGTGTGGTGGTATATCATCATCAGCTGGTGCATCTTGGTCACGAGGTACTACTATGCCGGCATGATATTGATCTTTTCCTTCCGAAACTTTTGAAATAAGAGAAAAACTACATTCTTTACCCTCTTGACAGGACAATAACATCAGCAATTCATCAAACACATTACCTAGCCGCTCATCCTCGGTCAAACAGTTCAAACTGGCAATTGAGCTGCATTGATCGTGAAAGCTAGCCAGCTTGCTGAACATATAAGTAGCACCCCAACGAAGCAGTGCATCGCTAACATTGTGACTAAAATTAAACAGGTTACTCTCAAGTGAAGTGCCTTCCTTTGCCAAAGTCAGAATCTTTTCTTCCAAAGTGTTTGATGAATAAAAGCGAAGCACATTCAATTGATTAACTGTAGGTTCAATGGACATTTTTCGCAGACATTTCATGTCATTAATAGGGCACCAGTCACTATTAAACAAGATCACAAAATCCACTGATGAGAGCTTGATGTTTGACTGACAAGAACATTTTTCCATCAACATCACAAACCTCCCACTCTCTTTATCATTGAAGAGATCACAAGCAGCCCGCTTCTTTAAACGATCGAAATCCCGATAGATGTGTACATAAGACTCTCCACCAAATCGGTGGCTTATAATGTCATCCAGATAATGCCGAAGTTCAAATGCTCCTGATTTTGAATGATTTGACTGCTTATATGGTACCCAAAAAAAAATGGGAACTAACAATTAACAAGTAGCTGAAATATTAGCAATTAAAAGCAAGGAGATGTAAACAATGTAAGAAAACAGCatgaataaaaaaaatacaaatttaaAAATAATGTAAACATTTATAGACATGAATAAACTTGAGCAAAGAACGAAAATTTGAGACATTGAGCATCAGAAATTAGCTATTCTTCTCATCAAAACCAAGAACGTAACTAAATAAGAAGAAAGCCTTAGTCATCATAACAAAAAGAGAGGAAGAACTAAGGAGCAGAGAAGAACTGATGAAAAAAAAAGCAATTACAAAACAAGCTCAGACCCCATCAAAGCCCAGGAATATGATAACAACTACAAAAATAAAAGGCATCATTTGGACTACGGAATCTATACACAGTAAAGTA
It includes:
- the LOC141592159 gene encoding uncharacterized protein LOC141592159 isoform X1, whose amino-acid sequence is MRAKECCDHPYLVDSSLERFVNEIRPVDDFLKTGIEASGKLLLLDKFLQEVKGKGLRVVIVFQSNHSKSGAFELRHYLDDIISHRFGGESYVHIYRDFDRLKKRAACDLFNDKESGRFVMLMEKCSCQSNIKLSSVDFVILFNSDWCPINDMKCLRKMSIEPTVNQLNVLRFYSSNTLEEKILTLAKEGTSLESNLFNFSHNVSDALLRWGATYMFSKLASFHDQCSSIASLNCLTEDERLGNVFDELLMLLSCQEGKECSFSLISKVSEGKDQYHAGIVVPRDQDAPADDDIPPHVIWSSLLEGKNPQWRLLPRSSGNKRRRSEFNVRSTHYTESGNENELSTKKNPPSQCDVICEKSKPKKMRRLAHERKGGKLAGSPNSADAGKELSPCKNGYTGTRRVEETCMRRMRDLLLKQKKEIREFYRTKREERAKLEEEHQLELDLINQGCKEAGAKQEELKRLDHIYVEKVDEHNRQMDMKRKELEGAQRASRIKEKQVKHKLIAKAKNFRRSISSSLVNESSLDFNLGLTGSSEDVANYPVGVPEEIEKGIRDESVQHHDPGIPPDSLREDTEILSVASDGEDDGVSMPGEEVLNIIDDNDSPHVLSNTASLLDSPVGKTSQNMECAPNGEIEENSSTNIEPCTEKVQGITVENQSHRDAGSNPVVLPKCHVSGPLESDGENDVTMLCTGEMLDQGSNLGTSNEPQLCELSGQNHLDITNREVLDRDCTMEASGRSSNEEIEGNVNEEMDSPATVDGMPGAQEQAPAELPAARVISSNTALQQSQIVTAVVGSLPLEQPDVSACPPDNHVRQNAEASALFNSQASDILGSRQLDQNQLPLSSGYSPNLLHTPVQSFVGCDRTHITNSACTAIMQSHTSHFQDSSSFRSDMVLFTGIDPLENELKKMQMEADDAKKIHDEKMMRVEEACKKEIEEVRKKYDLLQTKLTLNICRRTWHLNLFV
- the LOC141592159 gene encoding uncharacterized protein LOC141592159 isoform X3 — protein: MRAKECCDHPYLVDSSLERFVNEIRPVDDFLKTGIEASGKLLLLDKFLQEVKGKGLRVVIVFQSNHSKSGAFELRHYLDDIISHRFGGESYVHIYRDFDRLKKRAACDLFNDKESGRFVMLMEKCSCQSNIKLSSVDFVILFNSDWCPINDMKCLRKMSIEPTVNQLNVLRFYSSNTLEEKILTLAKEGTSLESNLFNFSHNVSDALLRWGATYMFSKLASFHDQCSSIASLNCLTEDERLGNVFDELLMLLSCQEGKECSFSLISKVSEGKDQYHAGIVVPRDQDAPADDDIPPHVIWSSLLEGKNPQWRLLPRSSGNKRRRSEFNVRSTHYTESGNENELSTKKNPPSQCDVICEKSKPKKMRRLAHERKGGKLAGSPNSADAGKELSPCKNGYTGTRRVEETCMRRMRDLLLKQKKEIREFYRTKREERAKLEEEHQLELDLINQGCKEAGAKQEELKRLDHIYVEKVDEHNRQMDMKRKELEGAQRASRIKEKQVKHKLIAKAKNFRRSISSSLVNESSLDFNLGLTGSSEDVANYPVGVPEEIEKGIRDESVQHHDPGIPPDSLREDTEILSVASDGEDDGVSMPGEEVLNIIDDNDSPHVLSNTASLLDSPVGKTSQNMECAPNGEIEENSSTNIEPCTEKVQGITVENQSHRDAGSNPVVLPKCHVSGPLESDGENDVTMLCTGEMLDQGSNLGTSNEPQLCELSGQNHLDITNREVLDRDCTMEASGRSSNEEIEGNVNEEMDSPATVDGMPGAQEQAPAELPAARVISSNTALQQSQIVTAVVGSLPLEQPDVSACPPDNHVRQNAEASALFNSQASDILGSRQLDQNQLPLSSAIMQSHTSHFQDSSSFRSDMVLFTGIDPLENELKKMQMEADDAKKIHDEKMMRVEEACKKEIEEVRKKYDLLQTKLTLNICRRTWHLNLFV
- the LOC141592159 gene encoding uncharacterized protein LOC141592159 isoform X4, whose amino-acid sequence is MRAKECCDHPYLVDSSLERFVNEIRPVDDFLKTGIEASGKLLLLDKFLQEVKGKGLRVVIVFQSNHSKSGAFELRHYLDDIISHRFGGESYVHIYRDFDRLKKRAACDLFNDKESGRFVMLMEKCSCQSNIKLSSVDFVILFNSDWCPINDMKCLRKMSIEPTVNQLNVLRFYSSNTLEEKILTLAKEGTSLESNLFNFSHNVSDALLRWGATYMFSKLASFHDQCSSIASLNCLTEDERLGNVFDELLMLLSCQEGKECSFSLISKVSEGKDQYHAGIVVPRDQDAPADDDIPPHVIWSSLLEGKNPQWRLLPRSSGNKRRRSEFNVRSTHYTESGNENELSTKKNPPSQCDVICEKSKPKKMRRLAHERKGSPNSADAGKELSPCKNGYTGTRRVEETCMRRMRDLLLKQKKEIREFYRTKREERAKLEEEHQLELDLINQGCKEAGAKQEELKRLDHIYVEKVDEHNRQMDMKRKELEGAQRASRIKEKQVKHKLIAKAKNFRRSISSSLVNESSLDFNLGLTGSSEDVANYPVGVPEEIEKGIRDESVQHHDPGIPPDSLREDTEILSVASDGEDDGVSMPGEEVLNIIDDNDSPHVLSNTASLLDSPVGKTSQNMECAPNGEIEENSSTNIEPCTEKVQGITVENQSHRDAGSNPVVLPKCHVSGPLESDGENDVTMLCTGEMLDQGSNLGTSNEPQLCELSGQNHLDITNREVLDRDCTMEASGRSSNEEIEGNVNEEMDSPATVDGMPGAQEQAPAELPAARVISSNTALQQSQIVTAVVGSLPLEQPDVSACPPDNHVRQNAEASALFNSQASDILGSRQLDQNQLPLSSAIMQSHTSHFQDSSSFRSDMVLFTGIDPLENELKKMQMEADDAKKIHDEKMMRVEEACKKEIEEVRKKYDLLQTKLTLNICRRTWHLNLFV
- the LOC141592159 gene encoding uncharacterized protein LOC141592159 isoform X2; translated protein: MRAKECCDHPYLVDSSLERFVNEIRPVDDFLKTGIEASGKLLLLDKFLQEVKGKGLRVVIVFQSNHSKSGAFELRHYLDDIISHRFGGESYVHIYRDFDRLKKRAACDLFNDKESGRFVMLMEKCSCQSNIKLSSVDFVILFNSDWCPINDMKCLRKMSIEPTVNQLNVLRFYSSNTLEEKILTLAKEGTSLESNLFNFSHNVSDALLRWGATYMFSKLASFHDQCSSIASLNCLTEDERLGNVFDELLMLLSCQEGKECSFSLISKVSEGKDQYHAGIVVPRDQDAPADDDIPPHVIWSSLLEGKNPQWRLLPRSSGNKRRRSEFNVRSTHYTESGNENELSTKKNPPSQCDVICEKSKPKKMRRLAHERKGSPNSADAGKELSPCKNGYTGTRRVEETCMRRMRDLLLKQKKEIREFYRTKREERAKLEEEHQLELDLINQGCKEAGAKQEELKRLDHIYVEKVDEHNRQMDMKRKELEGAQRASRIKEKQVKHKLIAKAKNFRRSISSSLVNESSLDFNLGLTGSSEDVANYPVGVPEEIEKGIRDESVQHHDPGIPPDSLREDTEILSVASDGEDDGVSMPGEEVLNIIDDNDSPHVLSNTASLLDSPVGKTSQNMECAPNGEIEENSSTNIEPCTEKVQGITVENQSHRDAGSNPVVLPKCHVSGPLESDGENDVTMLCTGEMLDQGSNLGTSNEPQLCELSGQNHLDITNREVLDRDCTMEASGRSSNEEIEGNVNEEMDSPATVDGMPGAQEQAPAELPAARVISSNTALQQSQIVTAVVGSLPLEQPDVSACPPDNHVRQNAEASALFNSQASDILGSRQLDQNQLPLSSGYSPNLLHTPVQSFVGCDRTHITNSACTAIMQSHTSHFQDSSSFRSDMVLFTGIDPLENELKKMQMEADDAKKIHDEKMMRVEEACKKEIEEVRKKYDLLQTKLTLNICRRTWHLNLFV